In the Canis lupus dingo isolate Sandy chromosome 28, ASM325472v2, whole genome shotgun sequence genome, TGTGCGTGAGCAGGTAAGTCTAGCCGGAAAGTTACTACCATTTCTTAGCAGAAACTTCTGGTCttcttagaaaagtaaaatgcCTATTCTCTCAGGGACAGCCTGTGGGGAATCTGTTTGGAACAAGAACTGCGCTCAAGTCCCAATCTGAAACGAAGATCTAAAAATGTGCAgttttgtgcatttaaaaatagtcCATTTCACAGCGGCAGTGTGTGCTCGTGGACCCAGCTCGTTCAGTATCTGGGAGGAACCGCTGGGTTTGGGCCAAACATCGAGTATGAAAAGGGAAACAATCCGCTTGGGAAGGGGGGGAGGCTGCTTACCCTCCGAGGGAGCTAAAATGTTGGAAGAAGATTCCATCCTAGCGTGAGCGACGGGCGGGCAGGAGGAAGCCTTGGCTCCCCGAATCTCCATCCCTGCTCGGGACACGCAGCCCCCAGAGCTGAACGGAGCCTGAGCGGAGGAGAAGGGCCCGGTGCAGGAGCGGGAGGCGCAGAGGACGGCCGGGATGCCGGGCCCCTCCTTGACCCCCTCCGTGGCCCGCGTGGGTTCGGGGGGCGGGCGGGAGAGTCGAGGGGGTTAAGGCCGGAGCGGGCGCGGCCGAGCCCCCTGCTGGCGCCTCCCGACGGCCGGGAGCCAAGGGGCGCGCAGACAGCCGCTCGCCACGAGGGGGCGGTCCCTGCGCGTGGGCGCCCGCGGtggaaccgggagcccgaccacGCCAGTCACTCGTGAGTTCCGACCCGGTGGGCCCCGAGAGGCCCGAGAGGCGCCGGGCTCACAGGTGCGGGGCGTAGAAAGGGCTCAGGTAGGAGGGCCCGAGGAAGGATGCAAAGGGGCCCCCGGCGGCTGCGGCCGGCGGCGGGAAGGAGCTGGCGGCCGGAAAGAGGACGTTGGCCGCCGAGTAGGAGGGGAAAGTCTGGAAGGGCAGCGCGGCGGGGCCCGGCGCTCCCGGGctgccccccgcgccgccgccgccgccccccgcgcccgccgccggccccggcgcccccggcTGGGGCGCGCCGCTCCCCGCCTGCGCCGCCCCGTCGGCGCCCGGGTTCTGCTTCTTCCACTTGGTCCTCCGGTTCTGGAACCAGATTTTGACCTGCGTCTCGGTGAGGCTGAGCGACAGCGCGAGGTTCAGGCGCTCGCACACCGACAGGTAGCGCGTGGCCCGGAACTTGTTCTCCAGGGCCACCAGCTGCTCGTAGGTGAAGGCGGTGCGCGCGCGCCTCGGCTTGGCGCAGCGGGGCTCGGCGCGCCgccgccggggccgcggggagccggGCGAGCCCGGGGAGCCCGCGAGCCCGCGGGGGCCGCGCTCCGCCGCCGCCAGCGCCGCCGCCCGGGGCTCGGGGGAGCGCGCCGGGGCCGCCTGCAGGCGCTCAGCCCGCCCGTGCGGCCGCCGCGCGCCCGCGTCCTCGGcttcctcgtcctcgtcctccgCCTCCTCGGCCTCCGAGCCTTCCAAGGGGGACGCCGCGCCCGCGCCGCGGTCCGCAGCATCTAGCGGAGAAGCGGAGCGTGACCAGAAGCCCGGAACGACCCAGCCCCTCGGGGTCGccggacccccctccccccccccgccctcttctCCAGCGCCCCCAGCCCTGCGCATCCCCCGCCTCTCGCTCCCTCCACCACCCCGCGGGCACGCACCCTCGCAAACCCTTCCCAGGAGCTGGGGTTTAGGGGTGCGGTGGCCTCTTGCCCTTTACGCACTTGCTATCTAGTGGACGTCCAAGAAATGAATttgcaatgaatgaatgaatgaatgacgaTCCCCcattaagaatatataataacCATATTGCACGGTATCGGGCGGGTGGGAGCACTGTACATGGATGGAGACATCGAGATGTCGGGTGCGTTCAGGCCTCAGTCTCCCTCCCTAGTCCCTAGAAGCCTATTTTGGTCTGGAACTCCTagcaattaaaaaagaagttattaagctccctttccccccctcccccctttaaaGTGAAATTCCCTCTTTCCCATCTTCTCTCTCCTGCCGTGTTAATAGAGTTTCAGATTTGTGCGGGACCGGATCGATAGATGTCATCTATTAAAGGTAAGTTTTAATCGAACAATATTAGGATCAGACAGGGAAAGGGGGTTTGAAGTCGGTACCTGCAAGCTGCGGGCAGGAGATATGCAGGCTCCAGTAATAGAATATCGATCAtggctgtggggggaggggagcgcagCCCCTCGGAGGGGCGATCGGAACAATTACCGGGCGGACTGCCCGGGCCCAAGCACAGCCGCCAGAGGCGCCCCGAGACCCCAGACAATCACTGCCAAACTTAGGGaggagaagtgggggggggggggctgtgccGCATCCAGCCTCCCTCGGACTTGCGCCCCTGACTCCGCGTCCCTCCAGGGAACCTCGTGCCCACGCTCCACCCAGCACGGATCCCGCTGTCTTTTGTCCGTCCTTCCAGACACAAACTCTCGCAGACCTCTCATCGGGTGCCCGCCAGAGTCAGGAGTAAGTGAAAAGCTTTCCAGGAGAAAGGACCAAAGGCCTCCCatcaccccgccccacccctgctcccgcCCCAGTCGACGATTGGGTCTGGGGAGAGAGGGC is a window encoding:
- the NKX1-2 gene encoding NK1 transcription factor-related protein 2 — its product is MLAWQDGGAKAAPSHHKISFSVLDILDPQKFTRAALPAVRPAPREAKKSLAEADAGKDASPGDSARQREPSDAADRGAGAASPLEGSEAEEAEDEDEEAEDAGARRPHGRAERLQAAPARSPEPRAAALAAAERGPRGLAGSPGSPGSPRPRRRRAEPRCAKPRRARTAFTYEQLVALENKFRATRYLSVCERLNLALSLSLTETQVKIWFQNRRTKWKKQNPGADGAAQAGSGAPQPGAPGPAAGAGGGGGGAGGSPGAPGPAALPFQTFPSYSAANVLFPAASSFPPPAAAAGGPFASFLGPSYLSPFYAPHL